Proteins from a single region of Corynebacterium casei LMG S-19264:
- a CDS encoding inositol monophosphatase family protein, with amino-acid sequence MTSPLELVAMAEAVVDDVEQLFIDGLGAPPARFKGEGDFATEVDLAIEAHLRSTLTQMTGIGVYGEEGGGDADLNQTAWVVDPIDGTANYAAGNPMCGTVVSLVHEGKPIVAIANFPLVGRRLVAAHGMELRTLGGPKSGFGGGQDALAFEDSRGHIGCSSHLPTTLFDDLRSIGLRPRMSGSVCLDSAFVAQGVFDGAVNFSPHPWDNAAGVLFVQSAGGVATDPQGNPWTTASKGLVVGTEQVHATILDAIERTGVGNRQS; translated from the coding sequence ATGACCTCACCATTAGAGCTGGTTGCCATGGCAGAAGCTGTTGTTGATGACGTAGAGCAGCTTTTCATCGATGGCCTCGGCGCACCTCCTGCCCGGTTTAAAGGCGAAGGTGACTTTGCCACCGAAGTCGATCTGGCTATTGAGGCGCACCTGCGTAGTACGCTGACCCAGATGACTGGCATTGGAGTCTATGGCGAAGAAGGCGGCGGGGATGCTGATCTCAACCAGACAGCGTGGGTAGTAGATCCTATCGACGGCACAGCGAATTACGCCGCCGGTAACCCGATGTGCGGCACTGTGGTTTCTTTGGTGCATGAAGGTAAACCGATTGTTGCTATCGCGAATTTCCCGCTCGTGGGCCGACGCTTAGTAGCAGCCCACGGCATGGAACTTCGCACCCTGGGTGGGCCGAAGTCCGGCTTTGGTGGTGGCCAGGATGCGCTCGCTTTTGAAGATTCGCGTGGCCACATTGGTTGCTCTTCGCATCTTCCAACCACGCTTTTTGATGATTTGCGCAGCATCGGACTGCGCCCCCGCATGTCCGGCTCGGTCTGCTTGGATTCGGCATTCGTTGCCCAAGGCGTATTCGATGGTGCGGTGAACTTCTCGCCGCACCCGTGGGATAACGCGGCTGGCGTACTTTTTGTTCAATCCGCCGGCGGTGTAGCTACCGATCCGCAGGGCAATCCGTGGACCACCGCGTCCAAAGGACTCGTTGTGGGAACTGAGCAAGTTCACGCCACCATCCTTGATGCCATTGAACGCACCGGCGTAGGCAACCGCCAGTCCTAA
- the hisF gene encoding imidazole glycerol phosphate synthase subunit HisF, producing the protein MSVAIRVIPCLDVDQGRVVKGVNFENLRDAGDPVELAKRYNDIGADELTFLDVSASKHGRGTMLDVVRRTADQVFIPLTVGGGVRSADDVRELLRAGADKVSVNTSAIARPELLRELADIFGSQCIVLSVDARRSAEQPSGFEVTTHGGTKSAGLDALEWARRGEELGVGEILLNSMDGDGTRSGFDIEMLKAVREVVSVPVIASGGAGKAADFPPAVEAGANAVLAASIFHFGEVTIEEVKDELVNAGFEVRK; encoded by the coding sequence GTGTCTGTGGCAATCCGCGTCATTCCATGCCTCGATGTTGATCAAGGCCGCGTGGTTAAAGGCGTCAACTTTGAAAACCTGCGCGACGCTGGCGACCCAGTTGAACTGGCCAAGCGCTACAACGATATTGGTGCTGATGAACTGACCTTCTTGGACGTTTCTGCCTCCAAGCACGGTCGTGGAACCATGCTGGATGTTGTCCGCCGTACCGCAGACCAGGTTTTCATCCCGCTGACGGTTGGCGGTGGAGTGCGCTCCGCAGACGATGTGCGTGAGCTTCTGCGCGCTGGCGCGGATAAGGTTTCTGTCAACACCTCCGCTATCGCGCGTCCAGAATTACTGCGCGAGCTGGCCGATATCTTTGGTTCCCAGTGCATTGTCCTGTCCGTTGATGCACGCCGTTCCGCAGAGCAGCCTTCCGGGTTTGAGGTGACCACCCATGGTGGCACCAAGTCCGCTGGCCTAGATGCACTGGAGTGGGCGCGCCGTGGCGAAGAACTCGGCGTGGGAGAGATCCTTCTCAACTCCATGGATGGGGACGGCACCCGCAGCGGCTTTGACATCGAAATGCTCAAGGCAGTGCGCGAAGTAGTTTCCGTTCCCGTCATTGCCTCCGGCGGTGCAGGCAAGGCTGCTGATTTCCCACCGGCAGTTGAAGCCGGCGCCAATGCTGTGCTGGCGGCTTCCATCTTCCACTTCGGTGAAGTTACCATTGAGGAAGTAAAGGATGAACTGGTGAATGCGGGATTTGAGGTACGCAAGTGA
- the hisI gene encoding phosphoribosyl-AMP cyclohydrolase, with protein sequence MSNNTSSSEAAQDAERTNPSEYDLAPDIAARLKRNEQGLVPAIVQAESGEVLMMAWMDDHALAHSLMTRKGTYFSRSRDEYWVKGETSGNVQEVVGARLDCDGDTILLTVRQSGGACHTGDRTCFDADDLLHPRSKNPS encoded by the coding sequence GTGAGTAATAACACCTCGAGCAGTGAGGCTGCTCAAGACGCAGAACGCACCAATCCTTCCGAGTATGACCTAGCGCCAGATATTGCCGCGCGTCTCAAGCGCAATGAGCAGGGACTTGTCCCCGCCATCGTCCAAGCAGAGTCCGGTGAGGTGCTCATGATGGCATGGATGGATGACCACGCGTTGGCGCATTCTCTGATGACGCGCAAAGGCACATATTTTTCCCGATCTCGTGATGAGTATTGGGTAAAAGGGGAGACCTCTGGCAATGTACAAGAGGTAGTCGGTGCACGACTAGATTGTGATGGCGACACCATTTTGCTGACCGTGCGTCAGTCGGGTGGTGCCTGCCATACGGGTGATAGGACCTGCTTTGATGCAGACGACTTACTTCATCCGCGATCTAAGAATCCTTCTTAA
- a CDS encoding TIGR02234 family membrane protein, with amino-acid sequence MGRRIGPLLFAVAAIVLWLSSRATWVTAHVEDELSGAQTLPLNGGFWSLELMGLTLLLLAGSIAGLALRRIGRRIVGIIVALAGAAAAWGPLQLLTTGADPVRAQELLQASEANQNAVDNVSISAWAQVVSVEVSQLGPIFAVIAGAAAVFGGVLLAIQPGVDKPRSHKYETSAAREEALAEDLQNSPDSGRVMWDALDADIDPTDLPSQK; translated from the coding sequence ATGGGCAGGCGTATTGGCCCCCTCCTATTTGCAGTAGCCGCCATTGTCTTGTGGCTGTCTTCCCGCGCTACCTGGGTCACGGCACACGTGGAAGATGAGCTGTCTGGTGCGCAAACCTTGCCGCTTAACGGTGGCTTCTGGTCGCTGGAACTGATGGGCCTGACCTTGCTGCTGTTGGCTGGCTCAATCGCTGGTCTTGCGTTGCGTCGTATCGGTCGCCGAATCGTGGGCATCATTGTGGCACTCGCCGGTGCTGCTGCCGCATGGGGACCGTTGCAGTTGCTGACCACTGGTGCCGACCCGGTCCGCGCGCAGGAGCTGCTCCAAGCCAGTGAAGCCAACCAGAACGCCGTGGACAATGTGTCGATTTCGGCGTGGGCGCAAGTAGTCTCCGTTGAGGTTTCTCAGTTGGGACCTATCTTCGCCGTGATTGCCGGTGCGGCCGCAGTCTTCGGTGGAGTCTTGTTGGCCATACAGCCGGGGGTAGACAAACCACGCTCCCACAAATATGAGACTTCTGCGGCGCGTGAAGAAGCACTGGCCGAAGACCTGCAGAATTCTCCAGATTCAGGCCGCGTTATGTGGGATGCGCTGGATGCGGACATCGATCCGACGGACCTTCCTAGCCAAAAATAG
- a CDS encoding indole-3-glycerol phosphate synthase TrpC yields the protein MPAPIAVESILRDVLDDVAAREAKVSFQDVKARSRSMEPPRDARAALLRNGCSVITELKRAVPYRGQIAQLESPQSMANLAIQLEQVGVHLMACQTERRRFHGSLADMTAAREATTVPMICRDLIVDPYQIHEARCYGADVVPLQVGILEQARLESLLDRIESLGMVALLEVRNPEEVDRVMHAGGTVVGINAWSLTSDALHREAFAEIVPGLPESVIRIAVGGVESPKDLLSYASSGADAVMVGESVMTAQSPSALARGLVATGQHPACPSRKL from the coding sequence GTGCCAGCCCCGATCGCGGTGGAAAGTATTTTACGCGACGTTTTAGATGACGTCGCTGCGCGCGAGGCAAAGGTGTCTTTCCAAGACGTCAAAGCTCGCTCGCGCAGCATGGAACCACCGCGTGATGCCCGCGCCGCCTTGCTGCGCAATGGCTGCTCCGTTATTACTGAACTCAAGCGTGCAGTCCCATACCGTGGCCAGATTGCACAATTGGAATCGCCGCAGTCAATGGCGAACCTCGCAATTCAACTCGAGCAAGTCGGCGTGCATCTGATGGCCTGTCAGACTGAGCGGCGGCGTTTCCACGGCTCGCTCGCGGACATGACCGCAGCACGTGAAGCCACAACGGTGCCAATGATTTGCCGCGACCTGATAGTGGACCCGTACCAAATCCATGAGGCTCGATGTTATGGCGCTGACGTAGTGCCGCTTCAAGTTGGGATTTTGGAACAAGCCCGCCTGGAATCATTGCTGGACCGCATTGAGTCCTTAGGCATGGTGGCCTTATTAGAAGTTCGAAACCCAGAAGAAGTAGACCGAGTCATGCACGCCGGGGGAACAGTCGTGGGGATAAACGCGTGGTCATTGACTTCAGACGCGTTGCATCGGGAAGCATTTGCGGAAATCGTGCCGGGGCTACCGGAAAGTGTTATCCGCATCGCCGTGGGCGGCGTTGAATCCCCGAAAGACCTTCTAAGCTATGCCTCCTCCGGCGCAGATGCCGTCATGGTGGGCGAGTCCGTAATGACGGCACAGAGCCCATCGGCGTTGGCGCGCGGCCTTGTTGCTACCGGCCAACATCCAGCCTGCCCGTCACGCAAGCTCTAG
- the lgt gene encoding prolipoprotein diacylglyceryl transferase yields the protein MQTMILANIPSPPQGVWHLGPIPIRAYALCIIVGILVALWLTQRRYTAAGGNPDTVWDAAIVIIPAGIIGGRIYHVATDYDKYFCADCNPVDAFKLTNGGLGIWGAVALGTLAIWVMFKIKGIPMGPFADAVAPGLVLAQGIGRLGNWFNQELYGAETTVPWALDIYYRVDEAGSYAPISGRSTGEVIASVHPTFLYELIWNVLVCLFLLWAHRAWKLGHGRIFALYVAGYTLGRFFIENMRTDEATMVFGFRINAIVSVVVFIIAVIVFFSLKKGQETPEEVDPQYQAKLAEEASEENDEAEATDAYGSAGTSDASKPNF from the coding sequence GTGCAAACGATGATTTTGGCTAATATTCCGTCCCCGCCGCAAGGCGTGTGGCATTTAGGTCCTATTCCCATTCGTGCTTATGCCTTGTGCATTATCGTCGGTATTTTGGTGGCTTTGTGGCTAACACAGCGCCGCTATACCGCGGCGGGTGGCAACCCTGACACGGTGTGGGACGCAGCCATTGTCATCATTCCCGCCGGCATCATCGGCGGACGTATCTATCACGTGGCCACAGATTACGATAAGTACTTCTGTGCCGACTGTAATCCCGTGGATGCGTTCAAACTCACCAACGGCGGATTAGGTATTTGGGGCGCAGTCGCCTTGGGCACGCTGGCTATCTGGGTGATGTTCAAAATCAAGGGTATCCCGATGGGACCGTTCGCCGACGCCGTCGCGCCAGGCTTGGTCCTGGCACAGGGTATTGGCCGTCTGGGCAACTGGTTCAACCAGGAACTCTACGGCGCCGAGACCACCGTTCCGTGGGCGCTGGATATCTACTACCGCGTGGACGAAGCGGGCAGCTACGCACCAATCTCAGGTCGCTCCACCGGTGAAGTTATTGCGTCCGTTCACCCAACATTCCTTTATGAACTGATCTGGAACGTCCTAGTCTGCTTGTTCTTGCTTTGGGCACACCGCGCCTGGAAGCTCGGCCATGGCCGTATCTTCGCGCTCTATGTCGCCGGCTACACCCTGGGCCGTTTCTTCATTGAGAACATGCGTACCGATGAAGCCACCATGGTCTTTGGTTTCCGCATCAACGCAATTGTTTCCGTCGTGGTCTTTATCATCGCCGTCATTGTGTTCTTCTCGCTAAAGAAGGGGCAAGAAACCCCGGAAGAAGTGGATCCGCAATACCAAGCAAAGTTGGCAGAGGAAGCATCGGAAGAAAACGATGAAGCGGAAGCGACGGATGCGTACGGTTCTGCTGGAACGTCAGATGCGTCCAAGCCCAATTTCTAG
- the pyk gene encoding pyruvate kinase, translating into MLDRRTKIVCTLGPAVASEDAILRLVEDGMDVARLNFSHGDHADHEQNYNWVRSATDATGRAVGILADLQGPKIRLGRFENGSEIWANGETVRITVDDVQGTHDRVSTTYKNLAQDAKPGDRLLIDDGKVAVVCEKVEGNDVICRVTEGGPVSNNKGVSLPGMDISVPALSEKDIADLRFALKLGVDFIALSFVRSPADIDLVHAIMDEEGRRVPVIAKLEKPEAVDALESIILAFDAVMVARGDLGVEVPLEQVPLVQKRAVQIARENAKPVIVATQMLDSMIENSRPTRAEASDVANAVLDGADAVMLSGETSVGVDPHNVVRTMARIVQRAETDGRVPPLSHVPRTKRGVISYSARDIAERLNAKAIVAFTTSGDTAKRVARLHSQLPLLVFTPTQAVRSQLALTWGARTFLAPNVETTDEMMQAMDEALLSMDEYEEGDLVVVVAGTPAGIAGNTNMIHAHGLGEVVN; encoded by the coding sequence ATGCTGGATAGAAGAACTAAGATCGTTTGTACTCTTGGCCCTGCCGTAGCCAGCGAGGATGCCATTTTGCGCCTCGTTGAAGATGGCATGGACGTTGCCCGTCTCAACTTCTCCCACGGCGACCACGCTGACCACGAACAAAACTACAACTGGGTGCGTTCTGCAACGGATGCCACCGGTCGCGCAGTCGGAATTTTGGCTGACTTGCAGGGTCCAAAGATCCGTTTGGGTCGCTTTGAAAACGGTTCAGAAATCTGGGCCAATGGTGAGACCGTTCGCATCACCGTCGATGACGTTCAGGGCACCCATGACCGAGTGTCCACCACTTATAAGAACCTGGCGCAGGATGCGAAGCCAGGAGATCGCTTGCTTATCGATGACGGCAAGGTCGCCGTTGTCTGCGAAAAGGTCGAAGGCAATGATGTTATCTGCCGCGTGACTGAGGGCGGCCCGGTTTCTAACAACAAGGGCGTCTCTCTGCCGGGCATGGACATCTCCGTTCCTGCTTTGAGTGAAAAGGATATTGCTGACCTGCGTTTCGCTTTGAAGCTGGGCGTTGACTTCATCGCTCTATCCTTCGTGCGTTCTCCAGCAGACATTGACCTTGTTCACGCAATCATGGATGAGGAAGGCCGCCGCGTTCCAGTTATTGCGAAGCTGGAAAAGCCAGAAGCTGTCGATGCTCTGGAGTCCATCATCTTGGCGTTTGACGCTGTCATGGTTGCTCGTGGTGACCTAGGCGTGGAAGTTCCACTGGAGCAGGTTCCACTGGTTCAGAAGCGCGCCGTTCAGATTGCTCGTGAGAACGCGAAGCCAGTCATCGTGGCAACACAGATGCTGGATTCCATGATTGAGAACTCCCGTCCAACCCGTGCGGAAGCATCCGATGTAGCCAACGCTGTTCTGGATGGTGCTGACGCGGTCATGCTTTCTGGTGAGACCTCCGTTGGTGTGGATCCACACAACGTTGTGCGCACCATGGCACGTATTGTGCAGCGGGCTGAGACCGATGGCCGCGTGCCACCGCTGTCTCACGTTCCACGCACCAAGCGCGGTGTTATTTCTTACTCCGCACGCGATATCGCAGAGCGCTTGAACGCGAAGGCAATCGTAGCGTTTACCACCTCGGGTGATACCGCGAAGCGCGTGGCGCGTCTGCACTCACAGTTGCCATTGTTGGTCTTTACCCCAACCCAGGCGGTTCGTTCCCAGCTCGCATTGACCTGGGGTGCTCGTACATTCTTGGCTCCAAATGTGGAGACAACGGATGAGATGATGCAGGCTATGGATGAAGCATTGCTTTCCATGGATGAGTACGAAGAGGGCGACCTGGTTGTGGTCGTTGCTGGTACTCCGGCCGGTATCGCTGGTAACACTAACATGATTCACGCTCACGGTCTTGGTGAAGTAGTTAACTAA
- a CDS encoding HNH endonuclease signature motif containing protein, whose translation MKNYKAFIRQATQAVSVLRDMAELSVYDMAADDMALKTARKYAKLADVFFGSTDSPRLQHESVALAEERGLSMERLQMIDSHAQKLKKKRGAAWKLRAELIAHEGTYEEVNALGNQRVDGLVGDKPKEPGMRISRPKNGMVTMSITDTQRRIIDFEKTLDAIETSSEPRSKALLEAFWKHIDGGGGVLKPEYRTVIAIGLDQSATIIRGEGDESIIGASDGTTMTGAEIVNLAMSGALGDKIYAGLFHPTAGPVNLYEARFASGKQRILAIAENLVCPWPDCKVPADRCLVHHIDAHKNGGQTNPSNLSALCAYHNGVNDDGARARRREKNRGRMMSHRSKVKLVTSGRNLLGNTHELSTVGAMDLIK comes from the coding sequence ATGAAAAACTACAAAGCATTCATACGACAAGCCACCCAGGCGGTGAGCGTTTTAAGAGACATGGCGGAACTATCCGTTTATGACATGGCCGCCGATGACATGGCGTTAAAGACGGCGAGAAAGTACGCCAAGTTAGCGGATGTCTTCTTCGGCTCCACCGACTCACCACGCCTTCAGCACGAGTCCGTAGCACTCGCCGAAGAGCGCGGGTTGAGTATGGAGCGCCTTCAGATGATTGATAGTCACGCTCAGAAGTTAAAGAAAAAGCGCGGTGCCGCCTGGAAACTCCGTGCTGAGTTAATTGCACATGAGGGCACTTATGAAGAAGTCAATGCTCTGGGCAACCAGCGCGTCGACGGACTCGTTGGTGACAAACCAAAAGAACCCGGTATGCGTATAAGCCGCCCGAAAAATGGCATGGTCACTATGAGCATCACCGATACTCAACGTCGCATCATCGACTTTGAGAAGACCCTTGATGCCATAGAGACCTCATCAGAGCCGAGGTCGAAGGCACTGTTAGAAGCGTTTTGGAAACATATCGATGGTGGCGGTGGTGTGCTCAAACCCGAATACCGCACTGTTATTGCTATTGGTTTGGATCAATCCGCAACGATTATTCGCGGCGAAGGCGACGAATCCATCATCGGCGCCTCCGACGGCACGACGATGACTGGAGCCGAAATCGTTAACCTTGCGATGTCCGGCGCCCTTGGCGACAAGATTTACGCCGGACTCTTCCACCCCACCGCCGGACCAGTCAATCTCTACGAAGCGCGGTTCGCGTCAGGCAAACAGCGAATCTTGGCCATCGCAGAAAACCTGGTGTGCCCATGGCCAGACTGCAAAGTACCGGCAGACCGATGCCTGGTCCACCACATCGACGCGCATAAGAACGGCGGCCAGACGAACCCGTCAAATCTGTCCGCGCTGTGTGCTTACCACAACGGTGTCAACGACGACGGCGCCCGGGCAAGGCGCCGCGAGAAAAATCGAGGTCGGATGATGAGCCACCGCAGCAAGGTCAAGCTTGTTACCTCAGGTAGAAACCTGCTGGGCAACACACATGAGCTAAGCACGGTGGGAGCTATGGATTTAATCAAATAG
- a CDS encoding PrpF domain-containing protein, whose translation MTEWINACFIRGGTSKGLFFNAADLPADKAERDAAICVFIGSPDTHGRQLNGMGGGISSLSKVMLVSASTREGFDLDYTFGQVEVGVEHIDYSGNCGNLSSGVVPFALEAGIIDAPDGTHEFTLFNTNTSKTVKSTLEVVDGRAATTGDVEIPGVSGTGSAITLSYPQPAGSRTSGLLPTGSATDVLGGDGTPITVSLVDSTLPVVIVRAEDVGLSGAELPGEIDANKPVKSLLERLRQAGAAAMGFSKCPEVVPKIAVIAPAQDSTTLDGAVLEADSVDIMVRMISMGKAHLAIPGTGAMCLAAAAATPGTLVAEIAGVKNTVRLGTPSGAVIAAAEYKDAELAFTSLIRTARVLMRGQVPL comes from the coding sequence ATGACGGAATGGATTAACGCGTGCTTCATTCGTGGCGGCACTAGCAAAGGCCTCTTTTTCAACGCAGCAGACCTCCCAGCTGACAAAGCTGAGAGAGATGCTGCGATATGTGTTTTCATTGGCTCCCCTGATACACACGGCCGCCAGCTCAACGGCATGGGCGGCGGAATTTCCTCGCTGTCTAAAGTCATGCTGGTCTCAGCCAGCACTCGCGAGGGATTCGACTTGGACTACACCTTTGGCCAAGTTGAGGTCGGAGTTGAGCACATCGACTACTCCGGCAACTGCGGCAATCTTTCCTCCGGCGTTGTGCCATTCGCGCTGGAGGCCGGCATCATTGACGCCCCTGATGGCACGCATGAATTCACCTTGTTCAACACGAACACCTCCAAAACGGTCAAAAGCACCCTGGAGGTTGTCGATGGCCGCGCCGCCACAACCGGAGATGTGGAAATCCCCGGGGTTTCTGGCACGGGCTCAGCCATCACGTTGAGCTATCCGCAACCAGCCGGCAGCCGCACTTCCGGGCTTTTGCCCACGGGTTCCGCGACCGATGTTTTAGGTGGCGATGGCACTCCGATCACTGTGTCCTTGGTGGATTCCACCTTGCCGGTGGTCATCGTGCGCGCTGAAGATGTTGGACTCAGCGGAGCTGAGCTACCCGGTGAGATTGATGCCAATAAACCGGTGAAGTCGCTTCTGGAACGCCTGCGTCAAGCGGGTGCCGCCGCCATGGGCTTTAGCAAATGTCCTGAAGTAGTTCCCAAGATTGCCGTTATTGCTCCCGCACAAGATTCCACCACCTTGGACGGCGCCGTTTTGGAAGCAGACTCGGTGGACATCATGGTGCGCATGATCTCCATGGGCAAGGCGCACCTGGCGATCCCTGGGACCGGCGCCATGTGTTTGGCTGCAGCAGCTGCGACTCCTGGCACGCTAGTTGCCGAAATCGCCGGAGTGAAAAATACCGTTCGCCTTGGTACCCCATCCGGCGCGGTTATCGCCGCTGCCGAATACAAGGATGCCGAATTAGCCTTCACATCTCTTATCCGGACTGCCCGCGTGCTTATGCGCGGACAGGTTCCGCTCTAA